From the genome of Ascaphus truei isolate aAscTru1 chromosome 15, aAscTru1.hap1, whole genome shotgun sequence:
CCTAACACAGGCTTTGCCATTGCGGCCGGGCCGGAAGTCTCCCCGGAGGACGCATTACTTGTATAGGACTGTGGGGCGTAACATGTGGGCAGCTTTACAAGAAtgtaaagagagggggaggggggacaactctagtcctcaagggccaccaactggtgagtttttcaggatatccctgcttcagcacaggtggcgcagttcaagactgagccactaattttgccacctttgaggactggagttggctcaATTAGTAGATGAGTATGTCAACAAATCACTGTGTACTAATACTGTGTATTGTGtactaatactgtatgtactaatactgtatgtactaatactgtatgtactaatactgtatgtactaataTTGTATGCGCTAATACTTTGTGtgctaatactgtatgtactaataCCGCGTGTGCTTATACCGCATGTACTGATATTGTATGTACTAATAATGTATGcgctaatactgtatgtactaataCCATGTGTGCTTATACTGTGTGTGCTTATACCACGTGTGCTTATACCGCGTGTGCTTATACCGCGTGTGCTTATACCGCGTGTGCTAATATTGTATGCAATGCATTGCAGCTCGAGatgatatttttttaaattttgtgaTCATAGTGGCTGCAACCGtgaataatattcctaacaggccCTCATTGCCCCAGTAATATGTTGTGTCCGATTTGGGAATCGTTATGCTTAGTACATGGACAGATACCTTTCTTGGGACCTAGAGCCACAGACAGGGACTGGGTCAGAATGGGTCGCCTCACAGCTCTGTTGTACACGATGGCGGATGCGTTCAGATTGGCCGTGACGTTCTTGTCCTGTGAGGTCAGGTTCTCGAGGGTCAGTATCACACTGATATCTTTACCAACTGTGGGGGTTCCAACGACTGCTATCTTCCCAGACACATCAGGGGCACGGCTTGGAGTCGTGGCTGATCGAGCAGCAGCTGACATGGACACAAAGCCAGTACTTCCACTCGTAAACCGCAGAGCCTTgttatacatctctctctctctggatgtaCCTGAGGAAGAGGTGACATGGAATTCAACCACAAGTTAAGTATTCGTCACACATGCTCCCCACTGGCGCCCAAGGCGTTACCTTCTTCATACTTGTATTCCAATGTGACGTCGTTCATAGTGTTGCTGCCCACCGCCTTTGTGCAGAGCAGTTTGCCGACAGTCCCACTATAAGTGGCTCCTCTCGTGGTCCTTCCGTCAGGGTGCTCAATTAAATTGATGACATCCGCGTTCACCTCCGAGTACACAAACTGAGTATCGTATAATTTATTAATGTCTCCTTCCTTTACGGCGCGCTGGGAGGTGGGGCCTAGCTGGAAGATACCTAACAGGACAAAATAGAGTTTGTATGTCGGCATGTAGCACGTatgtaaatatacagtatttgtgtgtacgtgtatatgtACGTGaatacactgtgtgtgcgtatatatgggcGTGCGTAATATATATTGAATCCCATAGTTTAATGCACGCACCAGAAGTaagaatatataaaaacaatagaTTATTGCTCTTCCAAGAAACTTTCTCTGGAAACATGGTGTGGAGATATCGGTCAAACTGTGAGTGACAGGATATTTGGGACATGGAATACATATGTATACATGcagtatatctatttatatattgtacacatctgctctggttttatatatatatatatatatctcaccccccttataacgctgtgcttggggtccaaagaatcaaatcgcgttataagcggatcgcgttagaaataatgtacaattgtatacattgtacaataaagtatttaagataccgataatcgtgttgtaaagtattcataaatatgaaaattgggcgccacgcttgcatcgcgttataagctgtttcgcgctgtaacggatcgcgctataacgtggttgagatgtatatatatatatgtgtgtgtgtgtataactggtCTACATATGTTACATTGCAATGCTGCATTATCTCAGTGTTAGACTTGTGCCTAATACTCTATAAGAAAACTCTGACCTATTAGGGAAAGAGGGAAGCATGACCCTTGGCCCAATAGGCCATGGAGTGATGcgttggggagaggggaggaggagggagaggttaATGTGAGGGGCTGTTGCCTTGTGACTAACCTCTCTCATCTCCTGACCACCTTCCCAAAAGGATCTCGCCCAGCCGCACACCCCCTTTTAGGGTTTCAGGTCGATGTGTAATGTTATGTTTAGGATTAGGATTATGATTGTCTTGCAACATGTTATAATTTTTGATAAGATGAAAAGAAAGAAGGGGTCGGGTTAAAGGTGTCAGTGGTGTAATATGGTTGCCACAGCTAGAGGGGTGCGGACTGGTCAGTTATGCCCAGGTGGTTAATCTGGTGGGATGTGAGGAGTCCCACGGGATGCGCTCTTGGGTCAGGGCCAGGGGTGGTGGGCCTAGGGGTTTAATCATAAGGGAGACCCGACAAAACATGAGTCGGGTCACTGGTTGGGGGCTTCTTGCTGACCCGGTCTAGGCTGTGGCCATTTATACCCGACAAAGGGGTCTGTGTTTATTTGGGGGCGGGTGGGGTTATTAAGCGGAAGGGTTAAGAGTCGAAGGGACAAGGGTCAAGAACTGATCTGATCATGTGATGCCTTCAGTTTGGGTTTCGTCTGTTACCATCACTCATCTCCTGTGGGGTTGCGTCCCAGATCTGCCATCCATTATACAAATCTCCAAGATCAGGCCGGAGGAACCAGCTCTCATTCCAGCAATGGAAATTCCTGCGTTGGGTAAGATAATGCCGGcttaataaatataatgtgtcTATGGGAACGTCCTCTATGTCTGTCTGGTGGAAGCCCATTACGTGATGAGTAGCGCGTACCGGACCAGTGCATATTTAGGAGTTTGTATAATAGTAGCTATTTCACGTTAATCCCCTATTTTTTAATGGGTCCTATAAAATCCCTGAATATTATAGTTAGTGAGACAGGTATAATAAGTATACCGTTTCTGGGTGACCAGAGACCTCTTTTTCTGTTCGAACTCTGGGGTGGTGTTTTTAGAGGTTGGTTGCACCATTAAAGATGGCCGAGTGATGTGCCCCAGACTTATTTCACCACTAGATGTCACTGTCAGCCGGTCCGTGAAAATAATCATCATACAACAGGATTCATCCACACCCACCGGGATGAGTGCTTTATGGGCTTTGTAATCATGATAAACAGGTGAGCCTGAGTGACAGGTGAGAAGGGAGAGGCTACATAGCTTTGTAGTTAAATGCTGAAATGCCATATTAACTCATCATTTCACAAGCTTTCCATAGTTACCAGACGCTGTCATCACTTCTGTTCACGGTCTCTCCCGACTCATCATAGTAACTCTCGATGCTCAGGTTGCGGTCCGTGTCGTGGGCAGAGTGGAAGTTAGTAATCACTCGACAAGGTAACCCCAGCGCTCGGCCaactgaagggagagaggagtTCAACTTCCCATTTTGTTGTTTGGttagatgcatttaaagtgaaacGAGGAGAATTAAGATCAATGAAACCCAAAGGCGTGTCTACAAAAAGGGAAGAGACCATCGTATAAGAAGACCACCAGGGCtcaaagcaggggtgggcaactccggtcctccagggccacgagcaggtcaggtcttcaggatatccctgcttcagcacaggtggtgcagtcaaaggctgagccacctgtgctgaagcagggatatcctacgGACCTGCCctgctggtggctcttgaggactggagttgcacatCCATGGTTTAGAGAGAGCTATAGCCACATGGAGAGCAACGCTTAGCTAGAACTTCCCAATCACCTGtgcagacaacacccgcaaagaCCCAGCACTGTCCGTATTTCACCGGCTGCTTCTGCTCAAACCAACTCCTCAGGATTTTGGCGCTGCCCGTCCAGGCGTTTGGGTTGGTGCCTTCAGAGTATTCTCCAATCCAGCTCCCCAGCACCACACCGCGATCATCTTTACTGTttatctgagagagagcgagagagagtgagcgagagagagagagatggaagagagagacacaagatCGACAGGCATTACAATCTGAAGTTAGATGACAATGTCACGTACCACGGTCGTCCATAAATACTCACAGCCACCCAAATTACACAGCAAACCACCTGAATTTATGTAAGGTCTTATACCCAAGGAGGCCCTCAATGTGCCGTGCAACAGTCCTGTATCCTGAGAGTCACGCGTCACTGTCCAGTGACAGTTGTAAGacctggggtctgggagaggggAATTATTTCATTCGCAGGTTAATCAGGAATTCTAAAATATGCAATAACTGTCGACCAGCACCTATCGGATTGAATCTATCAAAGCACCGCAAACTCCCGAACCGTACACATATCAAATGTAACAAACTCCTTTGTAACCTTTGGGTCAACTATACTATCTGCCACCTTTGTACACCTATTCATTGATGCCAGAATACATACTGATCAGTCACACTGCTGCAGGTTGTACATAACTAATAATATATGCCAATTAGTTTAATTCCTGTGGTGACAAATATCATAATAGGATGcctaaattaataataataataggaacATGGGGAACTTGTCGGACTACTCTTGGAAGTTTGCAGAGCATCACATTACCTCCCCCACAATAACACATCCGTGTTCCTGCCGTCATTCCAGTATAAACAGTTAGAGCGAGTTGTTCCAGAGAATACAAAATCTATctgtgggagaaggagcggctcagtgagtaaagacactgactggcactgagtggcattgagtgtgaagcaggagagtgagtggctcagtgagtaaagacactgactggcactgagtggcactgagtttcaagcaggagaacctggtacaattcccggtgtcggctccttgtgaccttgggcaagtcaccctatctccctgtgccccaggcaccaaaaacatagattgtaagctccacggggcagggacctgtgcctgcaaaatgtctatgtaaagcgctacgtaaaaccagcagcgctatagaagaacatattattatttccTTAAAGCAGTTATCCATGCTGTTGAATTTCTTTGcgaatttgaattttttttaaatatagcatTGAAACAAGGGATCACCGGAGCCGGACCCTGGTAATTTCAGCTCCGTGGGCTTTAGGCTTCCGGCGATACTTATCTCCGTAGTAGGTGCCGCTAGCCGCTCTCAAACTTGCAAGCCCAGCTAGCCAAGCAAAGCGACTACCGGCActtactacggaggtaagtatctccgggcgtagggggtccccggagctgaaatgaatggggtttagctccagagacccccctgcttcattgctttatactgtatatatttttaaaaaaatgttacacAATTTGCCAGCATGCATTGTTAATTTAATCTCTTCATCACCTGGTCCTGCAAATGAGACCATAACTTTCACGACACAAACTCCCAGATCAAGGCAGGATATAAAACCACAGCACCGAACAAAAAGCATAACCTCCTGGTGGCCATACTCCAGACACAATGTTACCTTCTCGTGGCTACATTGTGACAGGTAACACGGTCACTGATTGCTCTTATTGCCTGTTTATCAGGAAGTACTGTACACGGGAAATTATCAAGGCCCCAAGTAGTGTGCACACACAGGAGTATGTGGGAAGTGTACTAATACTATCCTGGGAGGTGGCTCGGCCTCTGTGTACAGCTGATGGTTGCATGTTCATGTCTGGGTAACTCAACCTTGTGAGACAGAGACACGAGGACCATTACAAGGCAGTCTGAGATTTGGGCCTTAGGATAACCTTATTATTAAGGCAGCACCACCAGGCCACCAGTTTCTACCTTATCTTATTTCCCACTTCCTCTCTACATCCATTGCAACCAGgtatccctcttacacacactgtatataatattgggtttctgtatttctgccatgtatagggtgaccatattatttgtcctggcaaaaaccgggacacatttcaCGCCGTTGCGAGCGCCGACAGCGCATGTGAAAACGGTGAGcaccaactgcgcatgcgtgatgagtGTTTGCTGGTCGcttatgcgcatgcgtgatctGCACTTGTCAGTCGCGTATGTGCATGAGCAGCCAGCAAGTGCCCATCACGCATGCGCGACTGGTGCCAATAGAAAACCGAGAGAGTGGCCCAAAAAGTCAGGACACAGGGCTTAAAACctggactgtcccggctaaaacaggacgtctggtcaccctagccatgtaacatatcaactatatgttggtccaataaaaggtaacaTACCACCTCCACCCTTGACCTTCTTTGTTACTACACTATACTTCTTTCCCTCCTTATTATTAACAATTTCCCAGAAGTTCAGCAGCACGAAAACTCGATTGTGCATCATGGCAGAGATGTGTTGCATTAAATAAGCAAGCAGGCGTGTTTACACTAATATTACCCAGCAGGCACCATGGGGAGCATAACTGCACAGGTGCatggctgttgctgctgctgctgtatttAAGTGGTGGTAATTTGGAGTCAAGAAAATCATTTTGCTTGCGCAATTCTTATCTCGATCCTAATTCCCATACTTAGTATGTGCTGAAATAGTGCCAGCAGAATGACACATAAATTAATAGGGTTTGCTAGATACAGTATGTCTATAATTAATAGTACATTTCTCTGTTACTTGTCTATAATTAATGTTTACATACACCCAATCAGATAAGCATATTACACTAATATGCCACAGAGACTAAATAATCATTACACACAAACTTTTCTCTTTCCTGTGTCAGTGACAGTTCCTATATCCCATGTAATGAAGAATGCTACTATTTATGTGTAATTTTATTTcgcagcacacactgcacacactgcccatgcagcacacacagcacacactgcacatgctACCTTTTCTACCAAGCTTTCTCACCCTGTATCCAACACAACCCCATCTCACATATATACACTACACCTGTGCCTCTAATCAATGCATAGTAACTCCACTAAAAGACACAAAAGTAACTCTGTGTCTCATTAGGTCtagtgataaataaataaatatatatatatatatatatatatatatatatatatatatatatatatatatatatatatatatagcaactgtaaatattcctgtatattcatttgcatgtctttcaccattatcacccagcaaacagcacttccactgcagcaagggattctgggaaatgacatgcaaatgagcacacagtgccacttatacaggaatatttacagttgctttatgctttactgtggagggttttagtcactttttttacccaccataaccttaatagtggtggtgattacctactcttatctcatttgagcaaatgtcagcaagccaacctcacactgatgatacccatcaaggttgaaacatgtctgtgagttggttaactgactttgcatctcccaagtccttgcttaaaagctgtgtttaaagcagcatgcattggctaagggttgctcatgtaatgtgagcattagataaaaagtggcactgtgtgctcatttgcatgtcatttcccagaatcccttgctgcactggaagtgctgtttgctgggtcataatggtgaaagacagggttgcagacctgtctaagacatgcaaatgaatatacaggaatatttacagttgttttatgctttactgtggagggttttagtcactttttttacccaccataaccttaatagtggtgacatatacatatacatatacatatacatatttctcctattttttttttttgaggactGAACTTTAGCCGCCCTGCTCTGATCTACAACATTTCTCAGTGAACTTTGGGGTTATATCAGAGGACTAAGACCCGTGTTACTTTTTATCCATCAGCTCCTTTCTCCAGTagctcactctcccaccccgccCCTTGTGTGCTCAAACTGTACAGCTCTGAAACTCTGACCATGTCTTCCCCACGGGCACTCACTATGGCACTCAGGACTCTGCACACATGTATAGGGTCGTTCCGTCTCCTCACGTCCTCGGATGGGTTACGTCGGAAGCTCAGGGTTGAATCCAGGAGGGCAAGGCTAATATTAAGGATGTTGTCTTGAAACTGCAAGAGGAAGAGCAGAAAGAAGTGTGGGATGCAGAGGTCAGTCCATAGGGGAGTCCGCGGCACTTAGATGTAGGACAATATGAATCCCAACCTTGTTATTGCCAAAGAACCAATTCCGATACTGAAAGACACCTTAGAGCCCATTGACGAGTGCAAAGGTGTTACAGCATCACAAGTTGTCTTGTGGCATAGCACAGTTTAGTACACATACAGTATCCTAATTTGATAATGTTGTACAGTAGCCCCCAATAGAACCAAACTGGGGGTTAAAACCTTaacaaaataatgaaataattCAAAATACAGACATGATCAGGGATTGTTAAAGATGCGACAGATTATTAATGAGATTAAATGATAAAACATATATGGAGGGAAAGTTGGGGTTCCCACCTCCTAATGCAGGGAGCAGAGGATAATTGGTACACCATCTCTGCGTCACTTATAAATAGCCTGTTCTCTGCATTACAAGAAGCTTCCAGAGCTACAGTATCACTGTTAGAGACGGGATTCCTGGACCGTTTCCCATGACCCGATATTGAGTGCCGTTATGTTTTGATGCGTGTGCAAGTTGTGTTCCCCATGGGGTTTATGGGGTTTATGGTACTTCTTTACAATGGCACCATGGAGAGATTCACTAACCTTCTAGACGGGTTATTGCATTGCAGTTAATGTGGGTTGACGGTGCAATAAGCCGTATCGCACTTTGGGGAATCCCAGTGGAAGAGTTTTCATCACTTTAGTCTCTTTATTTAGTTACCTGGCCATAGTCCCAGGGTGTGGCTCCTGGATTATACTCTTCTCCCAAGTAGATGAGACCAAATTCTGAAAGCACATAttcttctctctgtgccttgtCTTCTAAGTATACAACGTCCCCTGTAATCCAAAAGCAGAGCTGAGTGTTAGCAAAACAACCagggctctccccccctcccccccccccccgggatgaCATGCACCCCCACTGAGCCTGCGGCCAACGACACATCCCCAGAAACTCCACCACTTAAATGCTGCCACAATGTCTATGTTACTAAAAGGAAGATGCTCCTTTGTGATATACTTAACGTAATCTTAAAATGGGCTAAACAACAAAGTGACAAAGGTTGATGGAAATTACCAGCAAAAATCCAAATGGCATAATTTTCATACAAACCAAATTGACAATATCTGTATAATGCGATGTAATTTATGGCTCTTTACCTTGTGTGTAAGTATGGGGGGAaaattgtccctgaagaagctctgTAGCTGGAGGGAACCGTGCGTTGGGCACGTGATGATGTCATCAGTCTCCGTTATGGAGCTGTTTTAGTTTAGTGTTCTTATCAGCAATATCAGTGACACAGtctatatatgtatttaattaAGTACTCTTAGGTATTCTAATAGTGAGGGGAATATACCTGGTCTCTCCCAAGTGCTACTGTAGTCTAATATCGTGCCTTCTTGGGGCTCGTTGTGCTGATACCACACTCAGTGTATATTGTCAACTGACcatagtacaggcagtcctcgttttacaacacttcgctttacaacgaatggcttatccaacgct
Proteins encoded in this window:
- the LOC142466614 gene encoding protein-glutamine gamma-glutamyltransferase E-like translates to MAALQVTSSDLQLNANKTAHNCSSYLGRDLILRRGQEFTITLTFNTSVTAGDKLQFAVKLVTASAGSSLLEYNFSDSSALPSNSWAAKRGENGSNSMTVTFTTPSNAVIGRYNLQVQTSGGSRRIGDFYLLFNPWARGDVVYLEDKAQREEYVLSEFGLIYLGEEYNPGATPWDYGQFQDNILNISLALLDSTLSFRRNPSEDVRRRNDPIHVCRVLSAIINSKDDRGVVLGSWIGEYSEGTNPNAWTGSAKILRSWFEQKQPVKYGQCWVFAGVVCTVGRALGLPCRVITNFHSAHDTDRNLSIESYYDESGETVNRSDDSVWNFHCWNESWFLRPDLGDLYNGWQIWDATPQEMSDGIFQLGPTSQRAVKEGDINKLYDTQFVYSEVNADVINLIEHPDGRTTRGATYSGTVGKLLCTKAVGSNTMNDVTLEYKYEEGTSREREMYNKALRFTSGSTGFVSMSAAARSATTPSRAPDVSGKIAVVGTPTVGKDISVILTLENLTSQDKNVTANLNASAIVYNRAVRRPILTQSLSVALGPKKAKQVPLQITYSQYEKALTTDNLIHVTSVCHVENWGELFVETNITLQKPPIQIQALGPAVLGKPVTVVVIFTNPLSEPVTNCFLTAEGSGLTKEGIHKDVGALQPQQKISVTLDILPYVTGVKYLLVNLTCNKFNDIKGFLVVTVGKASS